One Oreochromis niloticus isolate F11D_XX linkage group LG16, O_niloticus_UMD_NMBU, whole genome shotgun sequence genomic window carries:
- the idh1 gene encoding isocitrate dehydrogenase [NADP] cytoplasmic, whose protein sequence is MSPKIKAGSVVEMQGDEMTRVIWELIKEKLIFPYLELDLHSYDLGMENRDATDDRVTVEAAEAVHRYNVGIKCATITPDEKRVEEFKLKQMWRSPNGTIRNILGGTVFREAIICKNIPRLVSGWTKPIIIGRHAHGDQYKATDFVVPGPGKVEMTYTPANGEPVKYLVHEFEGTGGVALGMYNTDKSIRDFANSSFQIALSKGWPLYLSTKNTILKKYDGRFKDIFQEIYEKEYRAQFESKGIWYEHRLIDDMVAQAMKSEGGFIWACKNYDGDVQSDSVAQGYGSLGMMTSVLVCPDGRTVESEAAHGTVTRHYRLHQQGKETSTNPIASIFAWTRGLLHRAKLDNNAELRVFSEALEAVCIETIEAGFMTKDLAICIKGLANVKRADYLNTFEFLDKLAENLKIKLASQPKL, encoded by the exons ATGTCTCCCAAGATcaaggctggctctgtggtgGAGATGCAGGGAGATGAAATGACTCGGGTCATCTGGGAGCTCATTAAGGAGAAACTCATCTTTCCGTACCTGGAGCTCGACTTGCACAG CTATGACCTTGGGATGGAGAACCGAGATGCAACTGACGACCGGGTGACAGTTGAGGCAGCAGAGGCAGTCCACCGTTACAATGTGGGCATTAAGTGCGCCACCATCACGCCAGACGAGAAACGCGTGGAGGAGTTCAAGCTCAAGCAGATGTGGCGCTCACCCAACGGGACCATCCGTAACATCCTCGGGGGCACAGTGTTCAGGGAAGCCATCATATGTAAGAATATCCCCCGCCTGGTGTCCGGCTGGACCAAGCCCATCATCATCGGCAGACATGCCCATGGAGATCAG TACAAAGCCACAGACTTTGTGGTGCCTGGGCCTGGGAAAGTGGAGATGACCTACACACCCGCAAATGGAGAGCCTGTCAAATATCTGGTCCATGAGTTTGAGG GCACAGGTGGTGTGGCCTTGGGAATGTACAACACAGATAAGTCCATCAGGGATTTTGCTAATAGCTCTTTCCAGATTGCTCTGTCCAAAGGCTGGCCTCTATACCTCAGCACCAAGAACACCATCCTGAAGAAGTACGATGGACGCTTCAAAGACATCTTTCAGGAGATCTATGAGAA AGAGTATCGTGCTCAGTTTGAGTCCAAGGGCATCTGGTATGAGCACCGTCTCATTGATGACATGGTGGCCCAAGCCATGAAATCTGAGGGAGGCTTCATTTGGGCCTGCAAGAACTATGATGGAGATGTACAGTCTGACTCTGTGGCACAAG GCTACGGCTCCCTGGGTATGATGACCAGTGTGCTTGTCTGTCCTGATGGTCGTACAGTAGAGTCAGAGGCTGCCCATGGCACAGTGACTCGACATTACAGACTACACCAGCAGGGAAAGGAAACCTCCACCAATCCTATTG CCTCCATCTTTGCCTGGACACGGGGCCTGCTTCACCGGGCAAAGCTTGATAACAATGCCGAGCTGCGAGTGTTCTCTGAGGCGCTGGAGGCTGTTTGCATCGAGACCATTGAGGCTGGTTTCATGACCAAAGATTTGGCTATCTGCATCAAAGGCCTTGCAAA